A genome region from Anopheles bellator unplaced genomic scaffold, idAnoBellAS_SP24_06.2 scaffold00393_ctg1, whole genome shotgun sequence includes the following:
- the LOC131214265 gene encoding uncharacterized protein LOC131214265, translated as MSGKWIVTNVEEERQRGRIRKEKNVLMGAWPIQPFAEGLPVQERKAEWGRFKQAFERIIECKGITSQKMKVNAMKIFAGNYLVSVIEMKEGKESDYKGTIRALDTYFNSMCDVSKERMKLREMMMQEKEAFSDWVLRLERQARFCELQEDQRIEEIRQAVVRRSVPAIAEKLGLMAGMMEDDLQMIVKMGERIDAVRQEKLEADKAKTMGVENAQRNEVEVNAVKKEQSFGGRAAPFRRNGPVRSVRAERECFKCGLSHRARECKAFTAKCYSCGRRGHFARKCDRKGQNMVTKREVSPNQVVKGDGGVGEMKENRWRRE; from the exons atgagtgGAAAATGGATAGTGACAAACGTAGAGGAGGAAAGGCAGCGAGGGAGGATACGGAAGGAGAAAAACGTGTTGATGGGAGCGTGGCCAATTCAACCGTTTGCAGAAGGGTTGCCAGTGCAGGAAAGAAAGGCAGAATGGGGGCGATTTAAACAAGCTTTCGAACGGATTATAGAGTGTAAGGGGATAACATCCCagaaaatgaaagtgaatgCGATGAAAATATTTGCGGGGAATTACCTCGTGTCGGTGATTGAGAtgaaggaaggaaaggaaagcgaTTACAAGGGCACGATAAGGGCGCTAGATACATACTTCAATAGTATGTGTGATGTATCGAAGGAACGAATGAAGTTGAGGGAGATGATGATGCAGGAAAAAGAGGCTTTCAGCGATTGGGTATTGAGATTGGAAAGACAAGCGCGGTTCTGCGAATTGCAGGAGGATCAAAGAATAGAAGAAATAAGGCAGGCAGTGGTGCGGCGATCGGTGCCAGCGATAGCGGAGAAACTAGGCCTAATGGCAGGAATGATGGAAGACGACTTGCAAATGATAGTCAAAATGGGAGAGAGAATCGATGCGGTTAGACAGGAGAAGCTTGAAGCTGACAAAGCGAAGACAATGGGGGTGGAGAATGCCCAACGAAATGAAGTGGAGGTAAATGCGGTGAAAAAGGAACAAAGTTTTGGTGGACGAGCGGCTCCATTTAGAAGGAACGGACCAGTACGAAGTGtaagagcagagagagagtgttttAAGTGTGGACTTTCTCACCGTGCAAGGGAATGTAAGGCATTTACGGCAAAATGCTATAGTTGCGGACGGAGGGGTCATTTTGCGAGAAAGTGCGACAGGAAGGGGCAGAACATGGTGACAAAGAGGGAGGTCTCTCCGAACCAGGTGGTTAAAGGCGACGGTGGTGTTGGAGAGAT GAAGGAGAACCGTTGGAGAAGAGAGTAA